The following coding sequences lie in one Vanessa atalanta chromosome 1, ilVanAtal1.2, whole genome shotgun sequence genomic window:
- the LOC125065299 gene encoding trypsin, alkaline B-like, whose amino-acid sequence MRSLIFLFALGLTAVVGVPTQERILGGSLTTIQNYPFAAVVLRNTNQGYVQTCGGVILNNRSVLSVAHCFYGTSSNIWRIRIGSSYASSGGSTRNVGRLIIHPNYYNALKQNDVGIFRVSSTFSIGGNVQPGRFAGSNYNVADNQIVWTIGWGATSVNGPKSNQLRHVQVVTVNQNVCRSNYNVIAMTVTNNMMCAGILNQGGRDPCTGDYGGPLLHNGVVVGISSWASGCGYRGYPAVYTRVPVYINWIQSNS is encoded by the exons ATGCgttctttaatatttctattcgcCTTGGGCTTAACGGCTGTTGTGG GCGTACCCACACAGGAAAGAATCCTTGGTGGCTCACTCACTACCATACAAAATTATCCCTTCGCCGCTGTGGTCTTGAGGAACACTAACCAAGGTTATGTACAAACCTGCGGTGGTGTTATTCTGAACAATAGATCTGTTCTTTCAGTTGCTCACTGCTTTta cgGTACTTCATCTAATATTTGGCGCATACGAATTGGATCTTCATATGCAAGCAGCGGAGGCTCTACTCGCAATGTTGGCAGACTGATCATCCATCCCAACTACTACAATGCCCTTAAACAAAATGATGTTGGTATATTCAGAGTATCGTCAACTTTCAGTATTGGAGGAAACGTACAGCCAGGAAGATTTGCAGGTTCCAACTATAATGTAGCTGACAATCAGATTGTTTGGACTATTGGATGGGGAGCAACTTCT gTAAATGGTCCCAAATCAAACCAGCTGAGACATGTCCAAGTCGTTACAGTGAACCAAAACGTATGTAGAAGTAACTACAATGTTATCGCCATGACTGTCACTAATAACATGATGTGCGCCGGTATTCTGAATCAGGGTGGTCGTGACCCTTGTACTGGTGATTATGGTGGTCCTCTACTTCACAACGGTGTTGTCGTTGGTATTTCATCTTGGGCTAGCGGATGCGGCTACCGTGGATACCCAGCCGTTTATACCCGTGTACCAGTATACATCAACTGGATTCAAAGCAAttcttaa